The proteins below are encoded in one region of Pseudomonas putida NBRC 14164:
- a CDS encoding amino acid permease translates to MSTVGSDGNLAQGFKPRHVTMLSIAGIIGAGLFVGSGHAIAAAGPATIVSYFVAGTLVVLVMRMLGEMAVAHPDTGSFSTYADQAIGRWAGYTIGWLYWWFWVLVIPIEALAAGHVLNAWFPQVDSWIFALASVLLLACTNLFSVAKYGEFEFWFAILKVTAILGFIGLGFAALMGWLPNREVSGLSGLMAEYGGFAPKGWSAVVGAFITVMFSFIGTEAVTIAASESSDPSRNIAKATRSVIWRISTFYILSIFVIISVVPWNDPQLAVVGSYQRALEIMNIPNAAFMVDLVVLVAVTSCMNSSIYIASRMMYSLAKRGDAPAFLNKTSKVGVPRAAVFGSTLIGAAIAVLNYFAPKGVFEFLLASSGAIALLVYMVIAISQLRMRRRLERENTELKFRMWLFPYLTWAVIIFIAGALAVMMYTPEHRVEVSSTLGLAIVISFLGIVTSRGHAQPVGARSMG, encoded by the coding sequence ATGAGCACCGTGGGATCTGATGGCAACCTTGCACAAGGTTTCAAGCCTCGTCATGTAACGATGCTGTCCATCGCCGGCATCATCGGCGCCGGACTTTTCGTAGGCTCTGGTCACGCCATCGCGGCGGCCGGGCCAGCTACCATAGTTTCGTATTTCGTGGCCGGAACCCTGGTGGTACTGGTCATGCGCATGCTCGGCGAAATGGCCGTGGCACACCCTGATACCGGATCGTTTTCCACCTACGCCGACCAGGCCATCGGCCGCTGGGCCGGCTACACCATCGGCTGGCTGTACTGGTGGTTCTGGGTACTGGTAATCCCTATCGAAGCACTGGCTGCCGGGCATGTGCTGAACGCCTGGTTCCCGCAGGTGGACAGCTGGATCTTCGCCCTGGCCTCGGTACTGCTGCTGGCCTGCACCAACCTGTTCAGCGTGGCCAAGTACGGTGAGTTCGAGTTCTGGTTCGCCATCCTGAAAGTTACGGCGATTCTGGGTTTCATCGGCCTGGGCTTTGCCGCACTGATGGGCTGGCTGCCCAACCGCGAGGTCAGCGGCCTGAGCGGGCTGATGGCCGAGTACGGCGGCTTTGCGCCGAAGGGCTGGTCGGCAGTGGTCGGTGCGTTCATCACCGTGATGTTCAGCTTCATCGGCACCGAGGCGGTGACCATCGCCGCGTCCGAATCCAGCGACCCTTCGCGCAACATCGCCAAAGCCACCCGCTCGGTTATCTGGCGAATCAGCACCTTCTACATCCTGTCGATCTTCGTGATCATTTCGGTGGTGCCGTGGAACGACCCGCAGTTGGCGGTGGTGGGCTCGTACCAGCGTGCGCTGGAAATCATGAACATCCCCAACGCGGCGTTCATGGTCGACCTGGTGGTGCTGGTGGCTGTGACCAGCTGCATGAACTCGTCGATCTACATTGCTTCGCGGATGATGTATTCGCTGGCCAAGCGCGGTGACGCCCCGGCCTTCCTCAACAAGACCTCCAAGGTTGGCGTACCGCGCGCTGCAGTGTTTGGCAGCACCCTGATCGGCGCAGCCATCGCCGTGCTCAACTACTTCGCACCGAAGGGCGTGTTCGAGTTCCTGCTGGCCAGCTCCGGGGCCATCGCCCTGCTGGTGTACATGGTCATCGCCATTTCGCAGCTGCGCATGCGCCGCCGGCTGGAGCGCGAGAACACCGAGCTGAAGTTCCGCATGTGGCTGTTCCCGTACCTTACCTGGGCGGTGATCATCTTCATTGCCGGGGCGCTGGCAGTGATGATGTACACGCCCGAGCACCGGGTGGAGGTCAGCTCTACATTGGGCCTGGCGATCGTGATTTCCTTCCTGGGGATCGTGACCTCGCGCGGCCATGCGCAACCGGTGGGGGCGCGGTCGATGGGGTGA
- the gudD gene encoding glucarate dehydratase produces the protein MNMQTNPAVHTSTPVVTDLRVIPVAGHDSMLLNLSGAHGPYFTRNVVVLRDSAGNTGLGEVPGGEQIRQTLEDARSLVVGQPVGHYQRVLNAMRQTFASRDSAGRGLQTFDLRITVHAVTAIESALLDLLGQHLNVPMAALLGEGQQRDAVKMLGYLFYIGDRQQTNLAYRNEADADDDWFRVRHEKALTPEAVVRLAEAARQRYGFSDFKLKGGVLRGEEEMEAVTALAERFPEARITLDPNGAWSLKEAIALCRDKHHVLAYAEDPCGAENGYSGREVMAEFRRATGLRTATNMIATDWRQMGHAIQSQAVDIPLADPHFWTLQGSVRVAQMCNDWGLTWGSHSNNHFDISLAMFTQVAAAAPGEITAIDTHWIWQDGQRLTREPLRIVDGHVRVPPRPGLGVELDEDQLAKAHDCYRNMGLGARDDSVAMQFLIPGWRFDNKRPCLVR, from the coding sequence GTATTTCACCCGCAACGTGGTGGTACTGCGCGACAGCGCTGGCAATACCGGGCTGGGCGAGGTGCCTGGCGGTGAACAGATTCGCCAGACCCTGGAAGACGCCCGCAGCCTGGTAGTCGGCCAGCCGGTCGGCCACTACCAGCGCGTGCTCAATGCCATGCGCCAGACCTTCGCCAGCCGTGACTCGGCGGGCCGTGGCCTGCAAACATTCGACCTGCGGATTACCGTGCATGCGGTAACGGCCATCGAGTCGGCGCTGCTCGACCTGCTTGGCCAGCACCTCAACGTGCCCATGGCGGCCCTGCTAGGCGAGGGGCAGCAGCGCGATGCGGTGAAGATGCTGGGTTACCTGTTCTACATCGGCGATCGTCAGCAGACCAACCTGGCCTACCGCAACGAAGCCGACGCTGATGACGACTGGTTCCGCGTGCGCCACGAAAAGGCCCTGACCCCCGAGGCGGTGGTGCGCCTGGCCGAGGCGGCCAGGCAGCGCTATGGCTTCAGCGACTTCAAGCTCAAGGGCGGCGTGCTGCGTGGCGAGGAGGAGATGGAAGCCGTGACGGCGCTGGCCGAGCGCTTCCCTGAAGCGCGAATCACGCTTGACCCCAACGGCGCCTGGTCACTGAAAGAGGCCATTGCCCTATGTCGCGACAAGCATCACGTGCTGGCCTATGCCGAAGACCCCTGCGGCGCCGAGAACGGTTACTCGGGCCGTGAAGTGATGGCCGAGTTCCGCCGTGCCACCGGCCTGCGCACCGCTACCAACATGATTGCCACCGACTGGCGGCAGATGGGCCATGCGATCCAGTCGCAGGCAGTGGATATTCCGCTGGCCGACCCGCACTTCTGGACCTTGCAGGGTTCGGTGCGGGTGGCGCAGATGTGCAATGACTGGGGGCTGACCTGGGGTTCGCATTCGAACAACCACTTCGACATTTCGCTGGCGATGTTCACCCAGGTGGCGGCTGCGGCACCGGGCGAGATCACCGCAATCGACACCCACTGGATCTGGCAGGACGGCCAGCGCCTTACCCGTGAACCGCTGCGCATAGTGGACGGGCACGTGCGGGTACCGCCCCGGCCGGGGCTGGGGGTGGAACTGGATGAGGACCAGTTGGCCAAGGCCCATGATTGCTACCGCAACATGGGGTTGGGGGCGCGGGATGACAGCGTGGCGATGCAGTTTCTGATTCCGGGCTGGCGCTTCGATAACAAGCGGCCTTGCCTGGTGCGTTGA